From the genome of Geoglobus ahangari, one region includes:
- a CDS encoding (5-formylfuran-3-yl)methyl phosphate synthase yields the protein MKVLVSPMSIEEAVESLKGGADIIDVKNPAEGSLGANFPWVIRQVKELVEKEGKLLSATVGDLDFKPGTASLAALGAAYAGADYIKVGLYGVKTAEQVYEMMSKVVRAVKDFNPSAMVVAAAYADHSRVGAVSPLEIAEPAYRAGCDGIMVDTAIKDGKNLFEFMDAEALERFISSAHERGMFCALAGSLSWNHMDILKSLEPDIIGVRTMVCENGRNSMIRSELVAKLMASVR from the coding sequence ATGAAGGTGCTCGTCTCCCCCATGAGCATTGAGGAAGCCGTGGAATCTCTGAAGGGCGGAGCGGATATTATCGATGTTAAAAATCCTGCCGAGGGCTCGCTCGGGGCAAATTTCCCGTGGGTGATAAGGCAGGTTAAGGAACTTGTGGAGAAGGAGGGTAAGCTCCTCAGCGCGACTGTCGGGGATCTGGACTTCAAGCCCGGAACCGCAAGCCTCGCTGCTCTCGGAGCAGCATATGCCGGAGCGGACTACATAAAGGTCGGGCTTTATGGCGTGAAGACTGCAGAGCAGGTTTACGAGATGATGAGCAAGGTGGTCAGGGCTGTGAAGGACTTCAACCCCTCTGCGATGGTCGTTGCCGCTGCCTATGCCGACCACTCGAGGGTTGGTGCGGTCTCACCTCTCGAGATCGCCGAGCCTGCCTACAGGGCCGGGTGTGACGGGATAATGGTGGACACGGCCATAAAGGACGGGAAGAACCTCTTCGAGTTCATGGATGCCGAGGCGCTTGAGAGGTTCATCTCATCTGCCCATGAGAGGGGGATGTTCTGCGCTCTCGCAGGCTCGCTCTCGTGGAATCACATGGACATCCTGAAGTCCCTCGAGCCGGACATAATAGGCGTTAGAACGATGGTCTGCGAAAACGGAAGAAACTCGATGATCAGGAGCGAGCTCGTGGCTAAGCTAATGGCTTCCGTGCGATAG
- a CDS encoding potassium channel family protein gives MDEMPRTVKDLLVEIKDTTELMVDLAYSAILFDNEDIAEEVLDLEEKTEELIRQLRVVSILAGRRVEEAEMVSSILQIASAAQKIGEAAGDIATLVLRGFKLPREMVNEILLESEVTLVRAEVAEDSEIVGKTLGEVRLHTRTGMRVIAIKRGFDWIFDPDRDTKILRNDVLFARGDITGVQEFFRIVSNKEVKMESTEIKDKKLEKSVDILIEIKDLSELSVDLGYSSIIYYNEDIAQEVYYLEEKIDNLKIELVKWVLQAGKNVSDDESYKVLMSLIDIAYSSEIIADAAKEMAGIVIKKLEIHPVFRSAMMESDEILTVIEVSEMCELDGKTLGEARVETNTGMHVIAIKRGNRWITKPKATTRVQAGDLLFAKGTREGEKLLRKMCTIARKPLA, from the coding sequence ATGGACGAGATGCCTCGTACCGTCAAGGATTTGCTCGTCGAAATCAAAGATACGACTGAGCTGATGGTGGATCTCGCCTATTCTGCAATCCTCTTCGACAACGAGGATATAGCCGAGGAGGTGCTCGACCTCGAAGAGAAGACGGAGGAGCTCATAAGGCAGCTCAGAGTCGTCTCCATTCTCGCCGGAAGGAGGGTGGAAGAGGCCGAGATGGTATCCTCCATTCTGCAGATTGCCTCCGCTGCACAGAAGATTGGTGAGGCTGCTGGAGACATAGCCACGCTCGTCCTCAGGGGCTTCAAGCTTCCGAGGGAGATGGTGAACGAGATTCTGCTGGAGAGCGAGGTCACCCTCGTCAGGGCGGAGGTTGCGGAGGACTCGGAGATTGTGGGCAAGACGCTCGGAGAGGTCAGGCTGCACACGAGGACGGGCATGAGGGTGATTGCTATAAAGCGAGGCTTCGACTGGATATTCGACCCGGACAGAGACACGAAGATTTTGAGAAATGACGTGCTCTTCGCCAGAGGAGACATAACCGGCGTTCAGGAGTTCTTCAGGATCGTTTCCAACAAGGAGGTCAAGATGGAGAGCACGGAGATAAAGGACAAGAAGCTTGAGAAGTCGGTGGACATCCTGATAGAGATCAAGGATCTCTCGGAGCTTTCAGTCGATCTCGGGTACTCGTCGATCATCTACTACAACGAGGACATAGCCCAGGAGGTCTACTACCTCGAGGAGAAGATAGACAACCTGAAGATCGAGCTCGTCAAGTGGGTGCTTCAGGCGGGGAAGAACGTCAGCGACGATGAGAGCTACAAGGTTCTGATGTCCCTCATAGACATTGCCTATTCCTCCGAGATAATCGCAGACGCTGCAAAGGAGATGGCAGGGATAGTCATAAAGAAGCTCGAGATTCACCCGGTCTTCAGGAGCGCGATGATGGAGAGCGACGAGATCCTGACGGTGATAGAGGTCAGCGAGATGTGCGAGCTCGACGGAAAAACGCTCGGAGAGGCGAGAGTTGAGACGAACACCGGAATGCACGTCATAGCCATCAAGAGGGGTAACAGGTGGATAACCAAGCCGAAGGCGACGACGAGGGTTCAGGCTGGAGACCTGCTCTTCGCGAAGGGAACGAGAGAGGGAGAAAAGCTGCTGAGAAAGATGTGCACTATCGCACGGAAGCCATTAGCTTAG
- a CDS encoding adenosine-specific kinase, giving the protein MKLEVVKIENPENRYQVIVGQANFTIFTCDDIFKTLLTTVPGIKCAVAMNEAAPKLTRVTGNDENLKEIAAKNALSIAASHVFVVMVENAFPINVLNAIKSHPAVCSIYVASANPIEIIVAETELGRAVLGAVDGQKVERIETEEEKRERRELVEKLGYRIE; this is encoded by the coding sequence ATGAAGCTGGAGGTCGTAAAGATCGAGAACCCGGAGAACAGATATCAGGTGATCGTCGGGCAGGCGAACTTCACGATTTTCACGTGCGACGACATATTCAAAACGCTTCTGACCACAGTCCCGGGGATAAAGTGTGCCGTAGCGATGAACGAGGCGGCACCAAAGCTCACGAGGGTCACGGGAAATGACGAGAACCTGAAGGAGATCGCTGCCAAAAACGCCCTCAGCATAGCCGCAAGCCACGTTTTTGTTGTGATGGTGGAGAACGCCTTCCCGATCAACGTGCTCAACGCCATAAAGTCCCACCCGGCTGTCTGCAGCATTTACGTCGCCTCTGCCAACCCCATTGAGATAATAGTCGCCGAGACCGAGCTCGGAAGGGCAGTTCTCGGAGCTGTTGACGGACAGAAGGTCGAGAGAATAGAGACCGAGGAGGAGAAGAGGGAAAGGAGAGAGCTGGTGGAGAAGCTCGGTTACAGGATTGAGTGA
- a CDS encoding HisA/HisF family protein has product MKVYLAMDIKGGRVVAGKAGRRDEYEEIHRSSRIASTSVPAKLVEEIGPRNVYIADLDRIEGRGDNSKEIEEVCRAVEEAIVDGGFRELGEVENAGYIPVLGTETFDLRKLEDGEYIVSIDIRERLLDRSGMFESVEDVVEYLNSFRIRAILVLPIHQVGTMSFDFGVVERVLGLTSHDVLTGGGMRSIEDLERAKEMGLSGTIISTALHLGKIDVEVVRRGRI; this is encoded by the coding sequence ATGAAGGTGTACCTCGCGATGGACATTAAGGGCGGGAGAGTGGTGGCAGGCAAAGCGGGTAGGAGGGACGAGTACGAAGAGATCCACAGAAGCAGCAGGATCGCATCCACGAGCGTTCCCGCCAAGCTTGTCGAGGAAATAGGGCCGAGGAACGTTTACATCGCCGACCTCGACAGGATAGAGGGCAGGGGAGATAACTCCAAGGAGATCGAGGAGGTCTGCAGGGCTGTGGAGGAGGCCATCGTGGATGGAGGGTTCAGGGAGCTTGGAGAGGTTGAAAATGCAGGATACATACCCGTGCTCGGCACCGAGACCTTCGACCTGAGAAAGCTTGAGGATGGAGAGTACATAGTCAGCATTGACATCCGCGAAAGGCTGCTCGACAGGAGCGGAATGTTTGAGAGTGTAGAGGACGTGGTGGAGTACCTCAACTCCTTCAGAATCCGCGCCATCCTCGTTCTGCCAATCCATCAGGTTGGTACCATGAGCTTCGACTTCGGTGTCGTGGAGAGGGTTCTGGGGCTCACGAGCCACGACGTGCTCACCGGAGGAGGGATGAGGAGCATCGAGGATCTGGAGAGGGCCAAAGAAATGGGGCTGAGCGGTACCATAATCTCGACCGCTCTTCATTTGGGCAAGATTGACGTCGAGGTTGTGAGGAGGGGGAGAATATAG
- a CDS encoding CDP-alcohol phosphatidyltransferase family protein — MLSRFKLTVSEQLVPVTSLLGKLGVRPNHVTFLALLSGFLAAYLISSGRPYAGALFLAVSAAFDALDGALARNEGMKSDFGGFLDSVLDRYVDVAVILAVGIYTESLLVSSIAMAGALLVSYTRARAEHIIEKCDVGIAERGERTLILIAGLLSGYVYYSLVIIAVISHLTALHRIYHTYSQSR; from the coding sequence ATGTTAAGCAGATTTAAACTCACAGTCTCTGAACAGCTCGTTCCGGTTACCTCCCTTCTCGGGAAGCTTGGTGTGAGGCCAAACCACGTTACCTTTCTTGCCCTTCTGAGCGGGTTTCTGGCAGCCTACCTGATATCCTCCGGGAGGCCATACGCTGGTGCCCTGTTCCTCGCCGTAAGCGCGGCCTTCGACGCACTCGATGGGGCTCTCGCGAGGAATGAGGGAATGAAGTCCGACTTCGGTGGCTTCCTCGACTCGGTTCTCGACAGGTACGTGGATGTGGCGGTGATTCTTGCAGTCGGCATCTACACCGAAAGCCTGCTGGTCTCCTCGATTGCGATGGCGGGGGCGCTGCTGGTCAGCTACACGAGGGCGAGGGCCGAGCACATAATCGAGAAGTGCGACGTTGGCATAGCCGAGAGGGGCGAGAGAACACTGATCCTGATAGCAGGCCTTCTGAGCGGATACGTCTACTACTCTCTCGTTATCATCGCCGTAATCTCGCACCTCACGGCCCTACACAGGATCTACCACACATACTCTCAGAGCAGGTAG
- a CDS encoding SpoVG family protein has translation MVEITEVRIYKSKGEGAVKAYASVSLDGEFVVKGLKVLENENGLWVSMPSRKAKDGSYQDIFHPTSREARDKIVNAVLDAYRKA, from the coding sequence TTGGTAGAAATTACGGAAGTTAGGATATACAAGTCGAAGGGCGAGGGTGCCGTCAAGGCGTATGCTTCTGTCAGCCTTGATGGTGAGTTCGTTGTGAAGGGCCTTAAGGTTCTCGAGAACGAGAACGGGCTCTGGGTCAGCATGCCGAGCAGGAAGGCAAAGGATGGGAGCTACCAGGACATATTCCATCCAACCAGCAGAGAGGCGAGAGACAAGATCGTGAACGCCGTCCTTGATGCGTACAGAAAAGCCTGA
- a CDS encoding transcriptional regulator, translating to MKSPCEVIASKVIPVIRGEIARELVARGHSKKEVAEILGITVAAVSQYTHGKRGVSDNQLLKEKVKEVVDEIESGKLKDDDLVAKLCELCSFVRRELDVKQI from the coding sequence ATGAAGTCTCCGTGCGAGGTAATAGCTTCGAAGGTGATCCCTGTAATCAGGGGGGAGATCGCAAGGGAGCTCGTGGCGAGAGGACACTCCAAGAAGGAGGTAGCCGAGATTCTCGGCATAACCGTTGCTGCGGTCAGCCAGTACACTCACGGGAAGAGAGGTGTCAGCGACAACCAGCTCCTTAAAGAGAAGGTCAAGGAGGTCGTGGACGAGATTGAGAGCGGAAAGCTGAAGGACGACGATCTGGTCGCCAAGCTCTGCGAGCTCTGTTCCTTCGTAAGAAGGGAACTGGATGTTAAGCAGATTTAA
- a CDS encoding FAD-binding oxidoreductase: protein MSSGIPFRDDPVQRFLYSHDISSPPIISRFFRLADGVFQPESEDQVLEILELARRERRPVIPRGAATSGYGGVIPVKGGYVVDFTRMDGFEVDEDRKVLIAEPGAVWWEVEERINRLGLSLRVYPTSAPSSTVGGWIAQGGYGVGSLRYGSIGDNVERLRVADFSGIRETEEVGYYVGMEGTTGIITRAWVRLKELEEMKYYAFHVSPEKAVKLVYSGDHYSALYLDKSYVEMKNRVFDHQIPEKDTLVIATSERLDGDDSLGEEIWESRFYPMKIKRLGPGIVPAEVVVGRDVLPEYLKGLSGTGMGSEVWFSRNECSVLSFLPQDERRFSYALAWRLSMKALKLAKRLGGRSYSSGLYLSKESRRLLENYEELLRFKREVDPHNLLNPGKVFPSGIIPWLMRVAEVFA, encoded by the coding sequence ATGAGCTCGGGCATCCCCTTCAGAGACGACCCGGTTCAGAGGTTTCTGTACTCCCACGACATATCCTCGCCCCCCATCATCTCCCGATTCTTCAGGCTCGCAGACGGAGTGTTTCAGCCGGAAAGTGAGGATCAGGTTCTCGAGATCCTTGAGCTCGCGAGGAGGGAAAGGAGGCCCGTGATTCCCAGAGGGGCCGCAACTTCCGGGTATGGTGGTGTCATCCCGGTCAAGGGAGGGTACGTGGTTGACTTCACGAGGATGGACGGGTTCGAGGTGGATGAGGACAGGAAGGTGCTAATAGCTGAGCCGGGGGCAGTTTGGTGGGAGGTGGAGGAGAGGATCAACAGGCTCGGGCTGTCGCTCAGAGTGTATCCAACGAGCGCCCCGTCCTCAACCGTCGGCGGGTGGATCGCTCAGGGGGGCTACGGGGTCGGGAGCCTGAGGTACGGGAGCATAGGAGACAATGTAGAGAGGCTGAGGGTTGCGGACTTTTCTGGCATCAGGGAGACGGAAGAGGTTGGGTACTACGTGGGAATGGAGGGGACGACGGGGATAATAACGAGGGCATGGGTCAGGCTGAAGGAGCTTGAGGAGATGAAGTACTACGCGTTCCACGTTTCTCCCGAAAAGGCTGTGAAGCTCGTCTACTCCGGAGACCACTACTCCGCACTCTACCTAGACAAGAGTTACGTGGAGATGAAGAACAGAGTTTTTGACCACCAGATTCCGGAGAAGGACACGCTCGTCATCGCAACATCAGAGAGGCTGGACGGAGACGATTCTCTCGGAGAGGAGATCTGGGAGAGCAGGTTCTACCCGATGAAGATCAAGAGACTGGGGCCCGGGATTGTGCCCGCAGAGGTGGTAGTGGGTAGAGACGTGCTGCCAGAGTACCTGAAGGGGCTGTCGGGCACGGGGATGGGAAGTGAGGTCTGGTTCTCCAGAAACGAGTGCTCAGTCCTCTCCTTCCTACCGCAGGATGAGAGGAGGTTCAGCTACGCCCTCGCATGGAGGCTCAGCATGAAAGCTCTGAAGCTTGCAAAGAGGCTGGGAGGGAGGAGCTACTCATCCGGCCTCTACCTGAGCAAGGAGTCAAGGAGGCTGCTTGAGAACTACGAGGAGCTTCTCAGGTTCAAGAGGGAGGTTGACCCCCACAACCTCCTGAACCCCGGGAAGGTGTTCCCTTCCGGCATCATCCCATGGCTCATGCGCGTCGCGGAGGTGTTCGCATGA
- a CDS encoding (Fe-S)-binding protein produces MKLSSKFIEDEAFVCVQCHYCRVCPAFQSLKWESVSPRGRMYLLKGIAKGQIEPDSIAVEDFYKCTTCGACEVVCQTSIPLIEVWERARAEFVEAGKAPLPAHRKMREVAEKNGNPYGEKRGERSRWAEGFQFKDKAETIYFAGCTASYRMYELARNTVEFLNKAGIDYTYAGEDEYCCGSPFLRTGQRDIAKKFFLKNYEEWKRRGVRRILTTCSGCFRTIAKDYPEISEEFGLEWDFEVVHTSQLIHQLVEEGKVEFEEWSERVTYHDPCHLGRHMGVYEEPRVVLEKMGAEIVEMEHSRENALCCGAGGGVKSQFKELAMDMGKRRIEEAKETKAKYLVSCCPFCKLHLKQASEGEMEVIDLIELVNSRAKVLNNPGTKAGEQTDRRS; encoded by the coding sequence ATGAAGCTTTCAAGCAAGTTCATAGAGGATGAGGCTTTCGTGTGCGTGCAGTGCCACTACTGCAGGGTCTGTCCGGCGTTCCAGTCCCTCAAGTGGGAGAGCGTTTCGCCGAGGGGCAGGATGTACCTGCTGAAGGGAATAGCCAAGGGCCAGATAGAGCCAGACTCGATTGCGGTTGAGGACTTTTACAAGTGCACCACATGCGGCGCATGCGAGGTGGTCTGCCAGACGTCCATCCCCCTCATAGAGGTGTGGGAGAGGGCGAGAGCAGAGTTCGTTGAGGCCGGGAAGGCACCGCTGCCGGCCCACAGGAAGATGAGGGAGGTTGCGGAGAAGAACGGGAATCCGTACGGTGAGAAGAGGGGAGAGAGGAGCAGGTGGGCCGAGGGCTTCCAGTTCAAGGATAAAGCCGAGACGATCTACTTCGCGGGATGCACAGCAAGCTACAGAATGTACGAGCTCGCCAGAAACACCGTGGAGTTCCTGAACAAGGCCGGAATAGACTACACCTACGCCGGTGAGGACGAGTACTGCTGCGGCTCCCCGTTCCTGAGGACAGGGCAGAGGGACATAGCCAAGAAGTTTTTCCTGAAGAACTACGAGGAGTGGAAGAGGAGAGGGGTCAGGAGGATCCTCACAACCTGCTCAGGATGCTTCAGGACGATAGCCAAGGACTACCCGGAGATTTCAGAGGAGTTCGGCCTCGAGTGGGACTTCGAGGTCGTGCACACCTCCCAGCTGATCCACCAGCTCGTTGAGGAGGGGAAGGTCGAGTTCGAGGAGTGGAGCGAGAGGGTGACCTACCACGACCCGTGCCACCTCGGAAGGCACATGGGCGTTTACGAGGAGCCGAGGGTCGTTCTTGAGAAGATGGGAGCGGAGATCGTGGAGATGGAGCACAGCAGAGAGAACGCGCTGTGCTGTGGTGCAGGTGGAGGGGTGAAGTCCCAGTTCAAGGAGCTTGCGATGGACATGGGAAAGAGGAGGATAGAGGAGGCGAAGGAGACGAAAGCGAAGTACCTCGTCTCATGCTGTCCGTTCTGCAAGCTCCACCTCAAGCAGGCCAGCGAGGGGGAGATGGAGGTAATAGACCTGATTGAGCTCGTCAACAGCAGGGCAAAAGTTTTAAATAATCCCGGAACAAAGGCGGGAGAACAGACAGACAGGAGGAGTTGA
- a CDS encoding DMT family transporter, producing MIDLVLIALFFSLHQIFIRKGVEYGDANYGAFVSLLTTSVIFSVLSIGRAHFEPKFLALMVIAGIMHFLLARTAFYNAISRIGANSAGSISATRVFFAVIIGLMLGERVGINVLVMALLIFLGIYLISSPSGAGDWKGIVLALFTGLITAASSGVVKMGMEVHADPVFGSAIGYVTSTLLFPLFFKYERKGGERFFIPAGIFVGLGHFLRYRALISYPVSVVEPFLSIYPLFTLILTAFVFRSVENVTRNIAIGSILIIAGVESYYLL from the coding sequence ATGATAGACCTTGTTCTGATCGCCCTCTTCTTCAGCCTCCACCAGATATTCATAAGAAAGGGAGTGGAGTACGGTGATGCGAACTACGGCGCCTTCGTTAGCCTGCTGACCACCTCCGTGATCTTCTCCGTCCTCTCGATTGGGAGGGCTCATTTCGAGCCGAAATTTCTCGCGCTGATGGTGATCGCCGGAATCATGCACTTCCTGCTCGCGAGGACTGCATTCTACAACGCCATAAGCAGGATAGGCGCAAACTCTGCCGGGAGCATATCTGCGACGAGGGTGTTCTTTGCCGTGATCATAGGCCTCATGCTTGGGGAGAGGGTTGGGATAAACGTCCTCGTTATGGCCCTGCTCATCTTCCTTGGCATCTACCTGATCTCATCGCCGAGCGGTGCTGGTGACTGGAAGGGCATAGTGCTGGCCCTCTTCACAGGCCTCATCACCGCGGCGTCCTCTGGAGTAGTGAAGATGGGCATGGAGGTTCACGCAGACCCTGTCTTCGGGAGCGCCATCGGGTACGTCACCTCCACCCTCCTCTTCCCCCTCTTCTTTAAATACGAGAGGAAGGGTGGGGAGAGGTTCTTCATCCCGGCCGGGATCTTCGTGGGGCTCGGCCACTTCCTGAGGTACAGGGCGCTCATAAGCTACCCTGTGAGCGTTGTGGAGCCGTTCCTCAGCATATACCCCCTCTTCACGCTGATTCTCACAGCATTCGTCTTCAGAAGCGTGGAGAACGTGACGAGGAACATAGCCATAGGGTCGATTCTGATAATAGCCGGCGTTGAGAGCTACTACCTGCTCTGA
- the nikR gene encoding nickel-responsive transcriptional regulator NikR codes for MDEHVTRIGVSLPKNLLEEFDSIILNRGYSSRSEAIRDAIRNYILEYKWMEREEGEVVGVVNVLYNHSVKGINDAIISLQHDFHDVITTTLHIHLNEEMCLEMILVRGEMSVIKKLVDRISSTRGVINVKLITAMKE; via the coding sequence ATGGACGAGCACGTCACCAGAATTGGCGTGAGCCTTCCAAAAAACCTGCTCGAGGAGTTCGACTCGATAATTCTCAACAGGGGTTACTCTTCAAGGAGCGAGGCAATTAGAGATGCGATCAGGAACTACATCCTCGAGTACAAGTGGATGGAGAGGGAGGAGGGTGAGGTGGTTGGAGTCGTCAACGTGCTCTACAACCACAGCGTGAAGGGGATAAATGACGCGATCATAAGCCTGCAGCACGACTTCCACGACGTGATAACCACCACCCTCCACATCCACCTGAACGAGGAGATGTGTCTGGAGATGATCCTCGTAAGGGGGGAGATGAGCGTGATAAAGAAGCTGGTGGACAGGATCTCATCGACGAGGGGAGTCATAAACGTCAAGCTGATAACAGCGATGAAAGAATGA
- a CDS encoding DNA integrity scanning protein DisA nucleotide-binding domain protein: MINLMIDFITTLAEKYGIERVILVSDVDLEFDNLEVIKAPRNYIETVKNTFAITGSCGLTESIMSIPGIAEFVEAYLEVSGVEGKALVCVYLPNLKGVFMIDGESRLSRVLKECSEYVNPEALRATLAVALSIAYKGREGKSIGTAFVIGDAENVLKKSRQAILNPYEGHPREKRDIKDPNNWESVREFAQLDGVFILDSEGYILSAGRYLDIEGEIVLKYGLGGRHIACASITKSTKSVAIVVSSSGGDITIFKDGEAVIEIPVSLM, from the coding sequence ATGATAAACCTCATGATCGATTTTATCACCACTCTCGCGGAAAAATACGGGATAGAGAGGGTAATCCTCGTCTCTGACGTTGATCTTGAGTTCGACAACCTCGAGGTCATCAAGGCCCCGAGGAACTACATAGAGACTGTGAAGAACACCTTCGCGATAACCGGATCCTGCGGGCTCACAGAGAGCATAATGTCGATCCCCGGAATAGCTGAGTTTGTCGAAGCGTACCTCGAGGTTTCTGGAGTTGAAGGAAAAGCTCTCGTGTGCGTTTACCTGCCAAACCTCAAGGGAGTGTTCATGATCGACGGTGAGAGCAGGCTGAGTAGGGTTCTCAAGGAGTGCTCGGAGTACGTGAACCCCGAGGCTTTGCGAGCCACCCTTGCGGTCGCGCTCTCCATAGCCTACAAGGGGAGGGAGGGCAAGAGCATAGGAACCGCCTTCGTTATTGGCGATGCCGAGAACGTGCTTAAAAAATCGAGGCAGGCGATACTGAACCCATACGAGGGGCATCCGAGAGAGAAGAGAGACATCAAGGATCCCAACAACTGGGAGAGCGTGAGGGAGTTCGCCCAGCTTGACGGGGTGTTCATCCTCGACTCGGAGGGATACATCCTCTCCGCAGGCAGGTATCTGGACATTGAGGGGGAGATAGTGCTCAAGTACGGGCTCGGAGGGAGGCACATCGCGTGCGCCTCAATAACGAAGAGCACGAAGAGCGTTGCGATCGTCGTCTCCAGCAGCGGTGGGGACATAACGATTTTCAAGGACGGGGAGGCGGTCATAGAGATACCGGTCTCGCTGATGTGA